From a single Geotoga petraea genomic region:
- the gatA gene encoding Asp-tRNA(Asn)/Glu-tRNA(Gln) amidotransferase subunit GatA — protein MLEEIKGTNKIDEYKKVLEQKNSEINAFISDVFVEGNKEGPYYGIPFAVKDNMNIEGTKTTCASKILKNYNSVYTATVVKKLLEKGFSVIGKTNLDEFAMGSSNEYSAFGPVKNPVDLERVPGGSSGGSAAAVAADMVPFSLGSDTGGSVRQPASFCGVVGYKPSYGILSRYGLTAFASSLDQIGVFSKNVKDVALITDIMKGKDEKDSTTIDFNKSLLENINDEKLEGKKFVVPKFVYNKNADKKIIEHFDKIISMLKSKGAIVDVVDLKELEYSISVYYIVATSEASSNLSRFDGARYGSRTDAEGLTEMYQKTRDDGFGIEVKRRIMMGTFNLSSAYYDAYFSKASKVRKIIEKKMDEILKDYDSFILPTVPVLPPKLNEKLTPLDYYMMDLFTIPANLAGLPAISVPAGKIDNLPFGFQFVGKRFEDQKMLAIANSFEKEIQGEVK, from the coding sequence ATGCTTGAAGAGATAAAGGGAACTAACAAAATAGATGAATACAAAAAAGTTTTAGAACAAAAAAATTCTGAAATAAACGCCTTTATTAGCGATGTTTTTGTTGAGGGAAATAAAGAAGGTCCTTATTATGGAATACCTTTTGCTGTTAAAGACAACATGAATATAGAGGGAACTAAAACAACTTGTGCCTCTAAAATATTGAAAAATTACAACTCGGTTTATACTGCCACAGTTGTTAAAAAGTTATTAGAAAAAGGTTTTTCTGTTATAGGAAAGACAAATTTAGATGAATTTGCAATGGGTAGTTCTAACGAATATTCAGCTTTTGGTCCAGTAAAAAATCCAGTGGATTTAGAAAGAGTACCTGGTGGAAGTTCTGGAGGTTCTGCTGCAGCTGTTGCAGCAGACATGGTGCCGTTTTCTTTGGGTTCAGATACTGGAGGATCTGTTAGACAACCTGCATCTTTTTGTGGTGTTGTTGGTTATAAGCCTTCTTATGGAATTCTTTCAAGATATGGGTTAACAGCCTTTGCTTCCTCATTAGATCAAATAGGAGTATTTAGTAAAAATGTGAAGGATGTTGCTCTAATTACTGATATTATGAAAGGTAAAGATGAAAAAGATTCGACTACAATAGATTTTAACAAGAGTTTATTAGAAAATATTAACGACGAAAAGTTAGAAGGCAAAAAATTTGTAGTACCAAAATTTGTATACAACAAAAATGCAGATAAAAAGATAATAGAACATTTTGATAAGATTATTTCAATGTTAAAATCAAAAGGAGCAATTGTTGATGTAGTGGATTTAAAAGAGTTGGAATACTCTATTTCTGTATATTACATTGTTGCTACCTCTGAAGCCTCATCAAATTTATCAAGGTTTGATGGAGCAAGATATGGTTCAAGAACAGATGCAGAGGGCTTAACTGAAATGTACCAAAAAACAAGGGATGATGGTTTTGGTATAGAGGTAAAAAGAAGAATTATGATGGGGACTTTTAACCTTTCCTCAGCTTATTACGACGCTTATTTTTCTAAAGCTTCAAAAGTAAGGAAAATAATCGAAAAAAAGATGGATGAAATATTGAAAGATTACGATAGTTTTATACTACCAACAGTTCCAGTTTTACCTCCAAAATTAAATGAAAAATTAACTCCTTTGGATTATTATATGATGGATTTATTTACTATACCTGCTAATTTAGCTGGATTACCAGCTATAAGCGTACCAGCAGGGAAAATAGATAATCTACCTTTTGGATTTCAATTTGTTGGAAAAAGATTTGAAGATCAAAAAATGCTTGCTATTGCAAATTCTTTTGAAAAAGAAATCCAAGGAGAGGTGAAATAA
- the hemW gene encoding radical SAM family heme chaperone HemW, protein MNFRDIGIYVHVPFCSNKCFYCDYSSVITKNKNMGKNYFEALLKEIKLYENPDLMVKTIYIGGGTPSHVSFDYIEEIKEQLENTFDLSHLEEFTIEMNPEDVKDEILANYKKIGVNRISVGIQSLDNNILKMVNRQNDAKTAKNAVNKIKKYFDNYNLDFILGLPGETIKSVEKNLNFISEKNPPHVSYYIYDNNHESVLNRMIKNKKISLPKYEMVEDFADLIYDYFEKNDYKRYEISSWAIFNKESLHNKIYWQNLEYIGFGVSAGGYYNSSRYVNTKNFSYYIKQVSEGKKPYDYYKKNDKKEDLIETLFMGLRLIDGIPLKKIKDKYPEYFDVVVNFLKKDNFFIVDENVRLSKKGLDYSTSSFVKILELEDLIT, encoded by the coding sequence TTGAATTTTAGGGATATAGGTATTTATGTTCACGTTCCTTTTTGTTCTAACAAATGTTTTTACTGTGATTACTCCTCTGTTATTACAAAGAATAAGAATATGGGAAAAAATTATTTTGAAGCTTTATTAAAGGAAATTAAATTATATGAAAATCCAGATTTAATGGTTAAAACTATTTACATAGGTGGAGGAACACCAAGCCATGTTAGCTTTGATTATATAGAAGAAATAAAAGAACAATTGGAAAATACTTTTGATCTTTCACATTTAGAAGAATTTACCATCGAGATGAATCCTGAAGATGTTAAAGATGAAATTTTAGCTAATTACAAAAAAATTGGAGTTAATAGAATATCTGTTGGAATACAAAGCCTTGATAATAATATACTGAAAATGGTAAATAGGCAAAATGACGCAAAAACAGCTAAAAATGCAGTAAATAAAATAAAAAAATATTTTGATAATTATAATTTAGATTTCATATTGGGATTACCAGGTGAGACTATCAAATCTGTTGAGAAAAATTTAAATTTCATATCAGAAAAAAATCCTCCACACGTATCTTATTATATTTATGATAACAATCATGAATCTGTACTTAACAGAATGATAAAAAATAAAAAAATATCTCTCCCAAAATATGAAATGGTTGAAGATTTTGCAGATTTGATTTATGATTACTTTGAGAAAAATGATTACAAACGTTATGAGATTTCGAGCTGGGCAATTTTTAACAAAGAGTCGCTTCATAATAAGATTTATTGGCAAAATTTGGAGTATATCGGGTTTGGTGTTTCAGCAGGAGGGTATTATAATAGTAGTAGATATGTAAATACGAAAAATTTTTCATACTATATAAAACAAGTTTCTGAAGGTAAAAAGCCTTATGATTATTATAAAAAAAATGATAAAAAAGAAGATTTAATAGAGACCTTATTCATGGGTTTGAGATTGATAGATGGTATTCCTTTAAAAAAAATCAAAGATAAATATCCTGAGTATTTTGATGTAGTCGTTAACTTTTTAAAAAAAGACAATTTTTTTATAGTTGATGAAAATGTCAGGTTAAGCAAAAAAGGGCTCGATTACTCCACAAGTTCTTTTGTAAAAATATTAGAATTGGAGGATTTGATAACATGA
- the gatB gene encoding Asp-tRNA(Asn)/Glu-tRNA(Gln) amidotransferase subunit GatB: MYRTVIGLEIHTQLLTKTKAFCNCSADHFETEVNKNVCPVCSGQPGSLPVLNESAVKLAVMAGVALNGKINKISKFDRKNYFYPDLPKGYQITQYFTPIIEDAFIEINGHKIRIKRIHMEEDTGKMLHEGDAISSASESLIDYNRAGIPLIEIVTEPDIKSPSEAREFMERLRNILRYANISSGDMEKGALRCDANISIVNEETGESSKRVEVKNINSFKFVEKALEYERERLIEIMDKKEPMVQETRGWDANNKKTFSMRTKEEEADYRYFPEPDLPILEVDDEFIEEVKKDLPELPKQKQERFVEQYGIPEYDAGVLVSSKELADFYEECAKKVPDGKFLSNWFMGDMTRIMKEREEEVEDLKLTPDHFKKLFDLIKDGKISTKIAKDIFEEVYDGKDPEDIVKEKGLEQIDDDKMLEDMAREILANNEKNVEKYKNGKTNLLGFFVGQVMKQTKGKANPAKVNKIFVKLLNE, from the coding sequence ATGTATAGAACAGTAATTGGACTAGAAATTCATACACAGTTATTAACTAAAACAAAAGCTTTTTGCAACTGTTCAGCTGATCACTTTGAAACTGAAGTAAACAAAAACGTTTGTCCAGTGTGTTCTGGCCAACCAGGTTCACTTCCAGTTTTGAATGAAAGCGCTGTTAAACTTGCTGTTATGGCAGGGGTTGCATTAAATGGTAAAATCAACAAGATTTCTAAATTTGATAGAAAAAATTATTTCTATCCAGATCTTCCAAAAGGATATCAGATAACCCAGTATTTTACTCCAATAATAGAAGACGCTTTTATTGAAATAAATGGCCACAAAATAAGAATAAAGAGAATACATATGGAAGAAGATACTGGTAAAATGTTGCATGAAGGTGATGCCATTTCTTCAGCTTCAGAAAGTTTGATAGATTATAATAGAGCTGGAATACCTTTAATAGAGATCGTTACTGAACCAGATATAAAGTCTCCTTCAGAAGCCAGAGAATTTATGGAAAGACTAAGGAATATTTTGAGATATGCAAACATATCCAGTGGAGATATGGAAAAAGGTGCTCTTAGATGTGATGCGAATATTTCAATAGTTAACGAAGAAACAGGAGAATCAAGCAAAAGGGTTGAGGTAAAAAATATAAATTCTTTTAAATTTGTTGAAAAAGCGCTCGAATACGAAAGAGAAAGGTTAATTGAAATAATGGATAAAAAAGAACCTATGGTTCAAGAAACCAGAGGTTGGGATGCTAACAATAAGAAAACTTTTTCAATGAGAACTAAAGAAGAAGAAGCTGATTATAGATATTTTCCGGAGCCAGATTTACCAATTTTAGAGGTTGATGATGAGTTTATAGAAGAGGTAAAAAAAGATTTACCAGAATTACCAAAGCAAAAACAAGAAAGGTTTGTAGAACAATATGGCATACCTGAATATGATGCAGGGGTATTAGTTTCATCAAAAGAGTTGGCGGATTTCTATGAAGAGTGTGCCAAAAAAGTTCCAGACGGTAAATTTTTAAGTAATTGGTTCATGGGAGATATGACCAGGATAATGAAAGAAAGAGAAGAAGAAGTGGAAGATTTAAAATTGACTCCAGACCATTTTAAGAAACTCTTTGATCTAATAAAAGATGGAAAAATATCAACAAAAATTGCAAAAGATATTTTTGAAGAAGTCTATGATGGAAAAGATCCTGAAGATATTGTAAAAGAAAAAGGATTAGAACAAATAGATGACGATAAAATGCTTGAAGATATGGCCAGAGAAATTTTGGCTAACAATGAAAAGAATGTGGAAAAATATAAAAATGGAAAAACGAATCTTTTGGGATTTTTTGTAGGGCAGGTAATGAAACAAACAAAAGGAAAAGCAAATCCTGCCAAAGTTAATAAAATATTTGTTAAATTACTAAACGAATAA
- a CDS encoding 2-oxoacid:ferredoxin oxidoreductase subunit beta, with translation MPSAKYFNYLRTDRMSHVWCPGCGNGIIMKSFIEAANKLQLDKNKVAVVSGIGCSSRVTGYLDFNTMHTLHGRAIAFATGVKLARPDFDVVVMGGDGDMLAIGGNHFIHACRRNMDITVILFNNSIYGMTGGQYSPMTPSDSMASTAPYGNLENQFDPVELAITSGATYVARSTVYHFMQSAKYIENALKHKGMSVVEIATNCHTYFGRYNNMPKPYQMQEYFKNNSITLNKAKDMSEEELQDKIVIGEFVNKEKRDYISEYQKLQKRFSEGGDEE, from the coding sequence ATGCCATCAGCAAAATATTTTAACTATCTAAGAACAGATAGAATGTCGCATGTATGGTGTCCTGGCTGTGGAAATGGAATCATAATGAAATCATTCATAGAAGCAGCTAACAAATTACAACTTGATAAAAATAAAGTCGCAGTTGTTTCTGGAATAGGTTGTTCTTCAAGAGTTACAGGATATTTGGATTTTAACACTATGCATACGTTACACGGAAGAGCAATTGCATTTGCTACTGGTGTAAAATTGGCTCGGCCAGATTTTGATGTCGTTGTTATGGGTGGAGATGGCGATATGTTAGCTATTGGTGGAAATCATTTTATTCATGCATGTAGAAGAAATATGGATATTACAGTGATACTTTTTAACAACTCTATTTATGGTATGACAGGAGGTCAATATTCTCCAATGACTCCAAGTGATTCAATGGCTTCAACCGCCCCATATGGTAATTTAGAAAATCAATTTGATCCAGTAGAACTTGCAATAACCTCAGGAGCAACATATGTTGCAAGATCAACTGTATATCATTTTATGCAATCGGCAAAATATATTGAAAATGCGTTGAAACACAAAGGAATGTCTGTAGTAGAAATAGCTACAAACTGTCATACATATTTTGGTAGATATAATAATATGCCAAAACCATATCAAATGCAGGAATACTTTAAAAACAATAGTATTACATTGAATAAAGCCAAAGACATGTCAGAAGAAGAACTTCAAGATAAAATAGTGATTGGAGAGTTTGTAAACAAAGAAAAAAGAGACTATATTTCAGAATATCAAAAACTTCAGAAAAGGTTTTCTGAAGGAGGCGATGAGGAATGA